Part of the Lolium rigidum isolate FL_2022 chromosome 6, APGP_CSIRO_Lrig_0.1, whole genome shotgun sequence genome, aatagCCCTGCCAGGGGTCTACCCTATAACTCATCTTGCTCGTGAGGAAATCCCAATTCGAGGCCCGTAGGGTCCTATCACTAACCGACAGGCCGATGTACGAGATTGGGATCCCCTGCTTCGTCGGTTTAATAAGGATTATAGCGTTGTCCTCAAATTGGAGATGGGTCACTCCCTCCTAGAATGAGATGGGACACCATCCCTTTGACATGGCCGGCCGCATTCGCACGGGGTCTAGCGAGTCGACCATAAAATCAAAGAGGATCGGGGAGATTTAGGTGGTCTCATTGACGCACTCCCCGTGCATTTACGAAAATTGATATATTTTGTAAAATCATATTTTTATGGCCATACCGAGTTTCTTATCATACAATATGAATACTTATTAAGCTTTAAATTTACTTCTCATAAAATTATAACTAATGATATTTTCGCATTTGGGAGGGCGGAGAGTGTTCCGGCACGGGGCCTGTTCATCATGTGAATGACACACATGTAAGCTCGCATCATCCTCTCGGTTCCTCGCACCTCCGCTCCACTTCGGTAACATTCGCCTCCCCTTCCTCCCCATCGCTCTCTCCTCCCCGCTCCCATCCCTTTCGGACGTCCCATCTCCATCCCACCCTACCGATCACCCAAAGATCTCCTTTAACCCCGCGCGGTGCGCGTCAACTGATCACTCAGTCACACTGATCGCTCGCTCGCAAGCAAGCGCTTGCTCTTGTTCTTGCTCTATCCCGGCCGCTGCTGTATGGATTCCTCCGGCCCCGGACCGTCCTCGGCCGGCGGTGCCAGCGTGCCGGACGTGGCGCCGAAACCGCCGGCGCAGCTGAGCAGGTACGAGTCGCAGAAGCGCAGGGACTGGAACACGTTCCTGCAGTATCTGCGGAACCATCGGCCGCCGCTCACGCTGGCGCGGTGCAGCGGCGCGCATGTGATCGAGTTCCTCAGGTACCTGGACCAGTTCGGCAAGACCAAGGTGCACGCCGCCGGGTGCGCCTACTACGGCCAGCCCAGCCCGCCGGGGCCATGCCCTTGCCCTCTGCGGCAGGCGTGGGGGTCCCTCGACGCGCTCATCGGCCGCCTGCGCGCGGCCTACGAGGAGagcggcggcgcgccggagtcCAACCCCTTCGCCGCTCGCGCCGTCCGGATCTACCTGCGCGAGGTGCGTGACTCCCACGCCAAGGCGCGAGGGATCGCATACGAGAAGAAGAAACGCAAGCGCGTGCAAGCCACCGAGGCGTCGAGTTCATCgactggcgccgccgccgcggcggcagTCAGCAGGGACCTCGGAGGTAGCGCCGATGTTGGCGCTGCTGTAGCAGCGTCCACCGCGCAGGCTGGAGGCAGCGGCAGTACTGCACCGAGCATCTCTTGAGTATAGTAGACTCAGAAACCTTGCCTATTAATTTGTTTATGATCTTCGGCATAGCCATAGCAAGATTTGAGCTTTCCCTTTGGTAGTTTGGTATATGCTATGTTGTCTATTTTCATCTAAATTTTTCCTGTGCTACTTTTATTCTTATTAATTATGTTAGCAAGTGTAAATTACAGGGCGTTGGAGTACTAGGGGAAGTGAATTAATCGGTGCGGCTAATTGTTCATGATCCCATACATATCCCGGTAACTAAAGAAATGGAGATTTGTGGTATTTCAGCTTGATCGTCCTAAAGTCAATCTTTTCTTCTCATTCTCATCACACGGCTGTTTATTCTTGCGTGCGCGCTAGCTATGCTTTGATCGATGCACTCACATTCCCACATCCAATCAACTCTTTTCATGCACAAAACATTAATATTTATAGTCCCCGCTTGATTCGATTTGTTGCTTAATTTGCAGAAACAGTTGGTTAATGGGTTGTTTCTATTTTCTCCTAGCTACAAATAGGAAGAATTGTCAGTGTACAAATGGAGGGGTGTACTGGCAGAAGCTAGGACAGCATTGATGCCAGTGTGCGCGGTCACTCACTGGCACACATGCGCGCTACAGTTCTCGGACGGCCTTCTTCCCCAAGCGGCCAATCTCTAGCTCTGACATACCCCCCTCCTCCATTTGACCACTCCCTACCAAAACGGGCCGCACAGCTGCAGGGACCAagggagagagatagagagaggttTTTGTGATTTGTCATGGCGAGAGAGGAAGGGAAAGAGAGAGAGACAGGAGAGTGAGATGATTTAGGGCTAGGCATGCACGCGCGAGGGGTTTGTCCGGGGAGGCCTTAAATAGAAAAGAGCGCGGGAAGGGGAGGAGATAGCTACGCTGGTCCCCGGCCGGAAGATTGGATGGGACTGTAGCCTACGGATGGCGGGAGTCACGCACGGCAGTCGCTGATCGATCGAGTCTCTTGCTGACCACACGTGCACTCCTCTTCTTCACTGCCGTCCTCTCCCCTCGATTCGTGCTGGCCTGAGGTGAGCGCCCTCTCAGGGACGCGTACGCATGCAACTGCTTGATTCTGCATGCATGGCCAGTGACCCATGCTGCTGTGATCAGATCAATTATCCCTCTGCTCTCGCTCGCATCCGGTTTTGTTTTCCTCTTTAATTGCAGCAGACATTCAGAGTTTCAGACAAGTAACCACAATTATCCTCATCTACCTGGGAGCTGGCAGATCCAACATACTCCTGTTTTGCCTTACAATAGGACTCTTCCCTGAATCCCTGGTAGATCTAAATAGCCTTGGCGGTTTCGacgtgaggaagaagatgaacagTATATATTTCTACTAGTCTACTACACTTAGCAATTTCAGCTAATTAGCATCTGGTAACTAGCCTTTCTCGCTCACTTTCCCAGCAAAGGGGCGGTGGGCCACGCGAGGGCGATGCTTTGCTCATGTCCACAGTACTTGGCCTGTGAGCAAAGAGGAAAGCCATGCAATGAATCGCTTCCTTTGTCCTTTGCGAGCACAGGGCCCCCTCCTCTCGTCTCCCTCGCGGCGCCACTGTAGAGCGGCTGTTCATGGAGACATATGCCTGGCCAGCCACCATCCTACCCCAGAGCTTTCTTGGCCTTTGATCCATCCGCCCCGCGCGCGATCGAGTCCGGCTCCGGCCCCCACCGTCAATTTGCAGCAAGCCACGGTCACGGTCTCGCCTCTGGAATTAATTCTTTCCTGGTAGATCCGTCACATGCGACCTGTGCTTGTTCGAGAGCTTTCAACTCTCACAAGAAAATGTCAGGTCTTGTCTGGAATTATTGTGCGCATATATATAGGTCATGCCTTGCAAAGCACATACGGGCCGGGGCAGACAATGGCTTAACTACATGTAGTCTAATTGGAATCCTAATTAATTTCCTGCAATCAGCTGCGCAACTGTGCCCGTCTATCTACAGTGGTATGTATAAGCAAGCATCGGCGCGTCAATGGGGGCGATCGGTATCTAATTACTGTCGGTCTATATACTAATATATTAATGACATCTAGGTTGTTGAGTGTGTTTAACTCATTACAATCAGCGAATGCGATGTTTGAGTAAATAATCGTTTTCTTTGATACGGGGTACGGAGGATTATCTTTTCAGCGACAGGCATCTTTGATTCTCCATCAACGATATGATTGTGTTATTATGATTTTGTTAGGCAACAGCTAGCCTGTGAACTCTGCAAGCCACACCATGCATCCATCATATTGTATCGCTGCTTAAAATTGTTGATTTGAACTCTATGGTTGTCGAAAACAGCAGCAACAAAAGTGTACGGCATAAATTAGTCTGAAATTTGTCACTGTATTTGCTGTTCTGTTCATAAATATGCTGACCTTGTGTATCACCAGAGAGTCATATTGTGCTTCATTTCAGTGGCTAGTCATCCTCACATAAACTAGTTTTGGATGCTCTACATTCTACTTACGTTTATATATACTCCTTGCTATATATGTCCCTCTCGTTATAAATAGCTAACTGCTGCATGCAGTATATATATATACTGCTTGATAAGTTCATGCTTAGGGGGTGCACGCTCATTAGTTAATCTGCTGGTGCAACTATGTTGTGTGGACATAGCAGATGCTGCTTGTGTGGAGAAGAAACAGAAGCTTTCACACAAGAAATCAAGAATAAAATATGGTATATATACTGATGTGCCCAATCGAGCAGAAAAGCACAAGCATTTTTCCTGTTCCTAAAGCTGAGGCAACCAACCTGACCCTACACCTATCATGATGCTTCTCAACATATCATTTTAGTAGTATGGATTTTTGGTTGCCGACCCAGTTGAATTTGAAGTTGATTAGCCTTTTCTGTTAAACTAATCCATTGTGTGGTTGGAAGGTGCATGCAATTGGCTAAATATCTTTCCTACGTataggtggtagatctccctgcTTATTTAATTTAATAGGATCCAAGAAAGAGGATCACCAAATCAAAGTACTGTTCTTACTATCTGTTAGTCACATCTACATAGGTATATATAGGTTTACTCagttctttctctctctcttttttcacaCACAGTTGTGAGTAGTAACAACGTAAGCCTCTCAGAAATAGCTTTGCGGTTAGCACTGCTGGAGTCACATAAATGCTGTCAAGAATTATAACCAGTAACATGCACCACTACcagaaaaaatgttttttttagtATACCACGGTTTGACGAGTGCTTTTATTTCCTATGCATGAAAAAAATCCATTTTTCTAAGTGCCAAAAGCCGATTTTTTGTGAAGTTGTTACAAGAAGCGCAATATGCAATTGAACAAACCATGTCTACAAATAGTTGACTACTTCTATACATTCACATACTTACTGATGCCGCTAGCTTTCTGAAAATTCATGGTATTTTCTACAATATACTGCTGACTTCGTTTGaaatgaacttgatgtgaactaaGGGTTATCTATGGCTTGttccatattttttttaaaatcatTTTAGGTCCATAACGTGTCATTTTATGGGAGGTAAGATGTTGCTTTCGCGTGATTCGTTCTTCTGTGCCTCGAAGCGCCCGTTTTGGCCATGTGTCATTAAATGTGAGTCCCACTTTGAACACAACTAATTCAAAAAAGGAAAACCTTTGTCATTTTGCGTGACCTAGTTGCTAGAAAAAAtgacaaacttggaatatgacagtTATTCTGGAAAAACCTTTCACATAAATGAACTACCGATACATGGTTTTCATGGAAAAATGAGCTAGATCATGACCTTAATCATGGCATAGTTTGTCGGAGCGAGCTTATATTGTGCACACGCTTGTACCTTGGAATGTCGAACTGTGTcgatgaagaaagttttcaatttATTTGCACGAAAAATCCAGTTTTCGGTTCCTCAATGccaaaaccttttttttttgtgtgaagcGGCTACAAGAAGTGCAATGTGGAGTTGCACCCCAGTCTACAATAAACAGTAGAACACTTTGATATGATGGTTCACATACCTGCTGATGATGACGTTAACTTTATAGGAATTTCTTGTATTTTGTATGGTTTCCTGTCGATTTAGTAGGAAGCGAGCCAAATTAGAACTACTCGTCATCTTTCCCTTATTCCAGATTTattgaaaaatattatttttaggtGCCCAATTGTTGTTTCAATGGAGGTACGATGTTAGTTTCGCGTGATTCCCTCCAGTGTGCCCCGAAGCGCCCGCATTCTAGCGTTGCGTTGCCATTATATGTGAGTCCCAATGTTAGCAGAACTAATACAAAATAATCAAGATTAGAAATGGAACTTTTTGCAAATTGTCATGTTATGTGACCAAATTGCGGGGAAAAATAACACACTTGAAATATGACAGCTATTCTAAAAAAAAACCTTTTAAAGAAATAAGCTACCACGTACAAAGGTTATGGCTTTCAGGTCAAATGAGTTAGGTCATGACCTTAACCAAGGCATGATATTTGGGAACAAGCCCATATTTTGTGCGCTCGTGTACCTTGGAATCACGAAAGGTGTTGACGAGTGAAGTTTTCAATTTCTCTGCACAAAAATCTGTTTTTTCATTTTCTCGGTGCAAAAAAACtgattttttttgtgaagcggctcaaGAAGCTCAATCTAGACTTGTGTAAATCATATCTACAAAAATAGTAGGCCACTTCTATACGACGGTTCACATATCTGTCGATGACGCTATCCTTATAGGAATTTCTCATATTTCGTATGTTTCTAGCCGATTTAGCGAAGCAAGccaaatttgaactacatgtCGTCTTTCGCTTGTTCTGGGCTTTTTATAGAAATCATTTTAGATGCACAATACATTATTTCAATGGAGGTGAGATGTCGGTTTTGCGTGATTCCCTTCGGTGTGCCCCGAAGCATTCGTTCTCGTGTTGCCTCATTACATGTGACTCCGCAATTTGAGCATAActaattaataaaattaaaaatggaaacatTCACACATTATCATTTGATGTAATCTAGTTGCGGGAAAACCGCAAACACGAAATACAACAATTGTTCTGAAAAACACTTCATAAAACTTACGAAGTTACATGGGTTTCAGGGCAAATGAGACAGGTCATGACCTTAACCATGACATAGTTTTTCAGAACGAGCCCATGTTGTGCCCACGCGTGTAGTTGAAATCGTCAACACTATCATCAACAATGTTGACAAGTAAAGTTTTCAATTTGTTTGCACAAAAAACTATTTTTGGTTTTCTGAGTTTCAAAACCAGATTTTATAAGGAGTTATAAGAaatgttgttggagatatgcccaagaggcaataataaaatggttattataatatatctttgtgtttatgataatgttttcatatcatgctataattgtattaaccgaaacattgatacatgtatgttatgtaaacaacaaggagtccctagtaagcctcttgcataactagcttgttgattaatagatgatcatggtttcgtgatcacgaacattggatgttattaataacaaggttatgtcattatgtgaatgatgtaatggacacacccaaattaagcgtagcatgagatcacgtcattaagttcatttgctataagctttcgatgcaTAGTTACctatcctttcgaccatgagatcatgtaaatcacttataccggaagggtactttgattacatcaaacgccactgcgtaaatgggtggttataaagatgagattaggtattcagaaagtatgagttgaggcatatggatcaacagtgggatttgtccatcccgatgacggatagatatactctgggccctctcggtggaatgtcgtctaaatagcttgcaggcatatgaatggttcataagagactacataccacggtacgagtaaagagtacttgtgaggagacgaggttgaacgaggtatagagataccgatgatcaaacctcggaccagtaaaatatcgcgtgacaaggggaatcagtatcgtatgtaaatgcttcaatcgatcactaagtcatcgttgaatatgtgggagccattatggatctccagatcccgctattggttattggtcggagagaagtctcaaccatgtctgcatagttcgcgaaccgtagggtgacacactaaaggtttgatgtcgtttaagtagatatggaatatggaatggagttcgaagttttgttcggagtctcggatgggatccaggacatcacgaggagttccggaatggtccggagaataagattcatatataggaagtcactttccaagtttggaaatgatccggtgcatttatggaaggttctagaatgttctagaaaagtccagaagaaatcaccatggaaagtggagtccgttgcatggccggccaaccctaagggggaggagtcccaggtggactccccaatggtggccggccaacccccccaaggaaggggtgggagtcccaccttgagtaggattccccccttgggtaggttttgtccgtatggaaggttttggtttcgggtcttattcgaagacttggataccaacacttggggatttctacctatataatgaggaggagagggagggggctgcccactcttggccgcaccacctagggccccccatggccggcgccctaccccctctctctctccccaaaccctagcgcccctcctccacatactactcccgcagcgcataggcgaagccctgccggagttctccaccaccaccgccaccacgccgtcgtgctgtcgggattccgaggaggatctactacttccgctgcccgctggaacggggaggaggacgtcgtcttcatcaacaccgtacgtgtgaccgagtacggaggtgctgcccgattgtggcaccgtcaagttcttctacgcgcttttgcaagcggtcaagatcttctacgcgcttttgcaagcggcaagtgatcgactacatccaccacgagatctaatctcattaggctttggaaatctttgagggttagtctcatgattttctcgttgctaccatctactagattagatcttggcttgtgttttcgttcttgcggtaggaaattttttgttttctatgcatagattggttgcacgagtagaacacaattgttttatgggcgttgatgctttgttgtctttagttcgtgtactttgcatcttgcggcatggtgggatgaagcggcctgggctaactttacatgaccgcgttcatgagacttgctcaacgttcgacatgcaacttgtattgtataagtggctttgcgtgtgtctgtctctcccaccatagtgaagattcaatctactctttctattgacaatactagtatcaccgttgtggttcatgttcgtaggtagattggatcttactcgaaaaccctaaaccacgtaaaatatgcaaaccaaactagaggcgtctaacttgtttttgcaggatttggtgatgtgatatggccatgatgtgatgatgaatatgtatgagatgatcattattgtattgtggcaaccggcaggagccttatggttgtctttatatttcatgttgtagtattatttcaaagtagttgtaatagttgctacacacggtgaacaaccatgaagacgacaccatggaccttgacgctacgccgacgatgatggagatcatgcccattgatgatggagatcaagtccgtgctttggagatgaagatcaaaggcgcaaagactaaatggccatatcatatcacattatgaattgcatgtgatgttaatcctttatgcatcttattttgcttagatcgcgacggtagcattataagatgacccctcacattaatatcaagataataaagtgttctcccctcgtatgcaccgttgctacagttcgtcgtttcgaagcatctcgtgatgatcggatgtgatagactctacgttcacatacaacgggtgtaagccatgtttacacaagcggaatacttgggtttgcttgacgagcctagcatgcacagacatggcctcggggcaacggaaaccgaaaggttgaacacgagtcatatggatgatatgatcaacatgttgatgttcaccattgaagctacatcatctcacgtgatgatcggttttggtatagtggatgtggatcgtgtaccacttaacaactatgagggatgttgtattaagtgggagttcattagtaattagattaaaacatgaactaattatcataaacatagtctaagtagtattttgaattaattttgtagtattggcatccgttttctaccatgcgctagtcttgtaattgagatagaaatactgttaaatctgacaagaaactttacggactggtaccgtattgttaaagaatcaagaaatgattaagtcctattgcaaacttttagtaaacctcacattgttgattcaaagagctatggtttcaattagtacctaaagttatcttgtctccgtgaaacttgaagttcaaatctgtttgaaaagtaaggagctgattagttttcagaaataatcaaggtatgagatatatgtgatatctaagaccttattccaagatgatagaatataagttttatgagaatgtacgaaggttgaagatgccaggcgttccaatcctccaactattggggcactaacgatattcgcatatccatgaagtgatcgtccttagtatgcaccgttgctaagactcgtcgtttcgaagcatcacgtgatgatcgggtgttatagattctacgtgtgcatacaacgggtgcaagccagatttgcacatgcgaataccaaggttaaacttaatgagcctagcatgtacagaaatggtctcggaaagtcgtcatgaattgatggataaaattatgagtgaaattgttcatcatattacaaagttactaatagtgaaatctgaaacacttgtcatatgatgatcaacttcaaagtaagaacctcaaggttattggtatttgaccaacaaacctacaagttattgaaggtgaagtgttttctgaataatgaggaaaactaaaagagaaactacaaaagatattttggcagaaagaaaagaaaagactagaaagtctagctcaggtgtatataaatgatatacatgtaatggttgtattcctagtttggtcacacaatgaaattcttgggtattagtaccatattggttagtatgaagtgtcatacaaaacaacgcaatacaagagtacaatggcctaagtgactgacaaggaatatgataggaatgcacgtctggaacaaaaataaagtgttattatgttcgtcgttggcattctatgtagcccttagaatttataataaagaacttaataattgttattttgctctggtcaaatgaaaacaatgaattGTTCAGATTAtggcattactccatgtacgatggataagttattataaatcttaatggtgaaacacacatacataacactgatgctaaaattccttaaggcaaatgatttgaattccacttatttgtggaaccgccatttaggtcatgttagagaagaacgcatgaaggaactccatgcaaatggatttttggagtcatttgatgtttgaatcgtttggcgcttgcaaatcttttctaaaagagaatgactaaaataccgttcataggccaagagttgaacgggcaactaacttagtgaaaacatacatgatgatgtatgtggtcactcggcatagttgtgtgcgggagattcttctacttcatgaaaacttccaacaatgaattgagtatatatatgtggatatattcgataaggaagaagtttgaaacatttgaatggattcaaataaatttcagcatgaagtggaaatcatcgtaatataaaagtcaaatatctatgattggatcatagtgaaaatatttgaattacgagttttagcgaacatctaagagagttatgaagttgttctacaactcacgtttcttggagtatcatagtgatgatggagtatccgagagatgtatccaaaccttgttggatcaatgatgagataaaatattgatgccattatatttttgtggattatgctttaaagactaccgcttttacactgaatagagcatcatcatgatccgttgaaataacaccatacgagttatgacatgggtatgatGCCTAATAGTCCTttattaaattttggtatgcatagcataagtaaataagtttacaaccaaaatcgaatgaatgtctttgttggttatcccaaagaattaattgggaattctttccaccatggaaacaaagacaaaagtgtttgtcgatgtttcttacttatttccaagaaattgtttctagcgaagtatttgagtgggaggacaatataacttgataaggtttatgaacctgagcataatgatcgagtagcgcagcatcggaattggttccgaagcggccacgacgatcatggctcccatgactacaaagtgttttagccatggagatcgaagtacatattgaaccttgtaggtatggtttactttgtgatcaaataaatgatttgtggacaaaggattgattttgaacaatgataaaccaactacaaacaaagaagttatgatgggccctgactccgttaaaatggctatgcaccatgaaatccaagatagacgaatactttttgaaagtaaatggatctatgaaattgatggacttggatgtaatatccttgaagaagctcgacttgtcgaaaagttgtttacgacaaagttcaaagagttgactgcgataagattagatcttccgtagcaatgcttatagtctatgtggattattctagtaatcgctacatatttcttttatgagatatgatagtaggatggcaaaatacattacttaacaaaagtatgtattaaaggtgtatacaagatacaaaccaagagttttgctagtccgtggaatactagataggtatacgaacttcaattggatgaagtgagtatcacggagttggaatcttcaccggatgaaacaaagaagatgcttgcatttgcaagaaattaagtgggagcgctgagacatatttataatactttatgtagatgacatatagttggttataaatgatgaaattatatacttgattataaaaaggtttcattgagaattaacttcaatgaaaggacatggactgaaacatatttagtgtcaagatctatgaagatagattgaaacacataataagtttaagtcaaagtacatagaatggatattgaagtagttcaatataaaaatattaagaatgtgttatttcatgtgaaggtttaacaagacttgagtgtatctgacactcaatgagtaaaaacacatgagtgattatagatcacgaatgatatgtacacaatcagatgtcctgtgttctaaaaggttaggagcatataccagaatgattcatgtgatgatcattggacaaacagtaagaatattcatgtgtgctttagaagaaccaaggatatatatatatagttttatatggggtaatgacaaacaaaatcgctgtaaagtgttgcaccgatattagtttggtcacatataaaaataaatttcaatctcaattaggctaagtgttattaaaaaggtagcacaatgctagatttagaagatttataaatattgtgacggattctacaaaagaaggcagagtgtgtcattgttttgacaatgattgaggatgttaagtcaagaagttctttgagaacttggtgtagttccgatagtgtcagaactttgaagctatattgtgtgtgacaatattagtgacatatttcagactgcggaattaaggttccaccagaagaccaaacatatttaatgctaactcatttggaaaatgagtgatgcatgaagacacaaatgaattgcaaaatacatacgtttttgagcatgtcagatccgttgactaaaacctctcccgtgagcaaaacatgataaagcaccagaagaccaaggtgttatatctttacaaatgtaaactagattattaactctagtgcaagtgggagactgttggagatatgcc contains:
- the LOC124663023 gene encoding protein G1-like7, with the protein product MDSSGPGPSSAGGASVPDVAPKPPAQLSRYESQKRRDWNTFLQYLRNHRPPLTLARCSGAHVIEFLRYLDQFGKTKVHAAGCAYYGQPSPPGPCPCPLRQAWGSLDALIGRLRAAYEESGGAPESNPFAARAVRIYLREVRDSHAKARGIAYEKKKRKRVQATEASSSSTGAAAAAAVSRDLGGSADVGAAVAASTAQAGGSGSTAPSIS